The Sesamum indicum cultivar Zhongzhi No. 13 linkage group LG6, S_indicum_v1.0, whole genome shotgun sequence genome has a segment encoding these proteins:
- the LOC105163990 gene encoding uncharacterized protein LOC105163990 translates to MSPPSSADKPPAAAAQKSSWWRFTWEAQSHAPILRLLLFNPNIKPSAQCRDLKLSFLSEQSLLTVSFSDGDAQIETSFRVPVPRVLVDPEAPRQVRAFDDHIEVKLVLLLPVDHPLVSDFDSVLNSEENKDELLPLSIDSDLKKLSSMKEVHFYCRNCSSKLTKGLRCFEEMPSVNWRDVADNWFGNCCCSFGGVSEKLVAKYAKSYTCSPGLCLLNTTSVLLCENDLLGCQFSDVTIRQNYESDEQSLRDKCSSEDSQDEVCKLIQATSCGNHNEDVHRIVNSPCAEVSIAANMECNTSANVVDGDSLSRTFPSLQIEESEALMNGKIQTGCCHTEFCTPNMLGTSPNVRMSGANGELLENQKVFLDGYLGNGFMVRSSGLSRDIRWIEYLCPGCSCLVGAYPCFGDNVPIDGGVRLFKCYISTCLPSSGADVFGNYTLERLFASQLLESAEDELSFRTVVRDMRTKSPVLQIILLNPNSWGCSGS, encoded by the exons atgtcacCACCATCATCAGCAGATAAACCTCCGGCGGCCGCCGCCCAGAAATCTAGTTGGTGGCGGTTCACATGGGAAGCCCAGTCGCACGCCCCAATACTCCGCTTACTCCTTTTCAACCCGAACATAAAGCCCTCAGCTCAATGCAGAGACCTCAAACTCAGCTTTCTCTCCGAACAATCTTTGCTTACCGTGTCATTTTCGGATGGCGATGCCCAAATAGAGACCTCTTTTCGGGTCCCGGTCCCTCGGGTCTTGGTTGACCCGGAGGCTCCGCGCCAAGTCAGGGCATTCGATGACCACATTGAAGTTAAACTCGTTCTGTTGCTTCCGGTCGACCATCCTCTGGTTTCGGATTTTGATTCAGTTCTTAATTCTGAGGAAAATAAAGACGAgcttcttcctctttcaatTGATTCTG atttgaagaaattatctAGTATGAAGGAGGTGCACTTCTACTGCAGAAATTGCTCGTCTAAGTTGACAAAGGGTCTCAG ATGTTTTGAGGAAATGCCATCAGTTAACTGGCGAGATGTTGCTGACAATTGGTTTGGGAATTGTTGTTGCTCATTTGGTGGTGTAAGTGAGAAGCTGGTTGcaaaatatgcaaaatccTATACATGTTCACCAGGTTTATGCCTCTTGAATACAACATCTGTTCTTTTATGCGAAAATGATCTTTTGGGATGTCAATTCTCTGATGTGACGATCAGGCAAAATTATGAGTCTGATGAACAATCACTCAGAGATAAATGTTCGAGTGAAGATTCGCAAGATGAGGTATGTAAACTAATACAGGCCACCTCTTGCGGGAATCATAATGAAGATGTCCATAGAATTGTAAACTCCCCTTGTGCTGAAGTTAGCATTGCAGCCAATATGGAATGTAATACTTCGGCAAATGTAGTTGATGGTGATAGTTTATCAAGGACCTTTCCTTCATTGCAAATTGAGGAAAGCGAAGCATTGATGAATGGAAAAATTCAAACTGGATGCTGCCACACTGAATTTTGTACTCCAAATATGCTGGGAACCTCTCCAAATGTACGAATGAGTGGAGCAAATGGTGAACTTCTTGAAAATCAGAAAGTATTTCTGGATGGTTATCTCGGGAATGGTTTCATGGTTAGGTCTTCTGGCCTTTCGAGAGATATCCGGTGGATCGAATATTTATGTCCGGGATGCTCTTGTCTTGTTGGAGCATATCCATGCTTTGGTGATAATGTACCAATAGATGGTGGAGTTCGTCTATTCAAATGCTACATTTCAACTTGCTTGCCTTCCAGTGGAGCAGATGTATTTGG GAATTACACCCTCGAGAGATTGTTTGCTAGTCAGTTGCTGGAAAGTGCAGAAGATGAATTATCATTTCGGACTGTAGTTCGGGACATGCGAACTAAATCTCCAGTACTGCAGATTATTCTCCTGAATCCAAATTCATGGGGCTGTTCTGGCAGT